From Pseudomonas poae, the proteins below share one genomic window:
- a CDS encoding NAD(P)H nitroreductase gives MQALDALLNRVSVPRLLEPAPTQEQRDVLFAAAMRAPDHGQLRPWRFLTVEGAAREQMGTLLAEAARLQDADAPQAAIDKAQNGPLRAPLVVVVIARLQEHFKVPKSEQLLAAACATHGILLAAYAQGIGAVWRTGELSYSAHVAKGLGLTTDEEVIGFLYLGTPQNPPRTAPKEDVAAFVQAWPGV, from the coding sequence ATGCAGGCTCTCGACGCTTTGCTCAACCGTGTTTCCGTGCCGCGTTTGCTGGAACCGGCACCGACCCAAGAGCAGCGCGATGTGCTGTTCGCCGCAGCCATGCGTGCCCCCGACCACGGCCAACTGCGCCCTTGGCGTTTCCTTACCGTCGAGGGCGCCGCCCGTGAGCAGATGGGCACGCTGCTGGCAGAAGCTGCACGCCTGCAGGACGCCGACGCCCCGCAAGCTGCCATCGACAAGGCCCAGAACGGCCCACTGCGCGCACCGCTGGTGGTGGTAGTGATTGCCCGCCTGCAAGAGCACTTCAAGGTGCCCAAATCCGAGCAACTGCTGGCGGCCGCTTGCGCCACACATGGCATCCTGCTGGCGGCGTATGCACAGGGGATTGGTGCGGTCTGGCGCACCGGCGAATTGTCCTACTCGGCCCACGTGGCCAAAGGCCTGGGGCTGACGACGGATGAGGAAGTGATTGGCTTTCTCTACCTGGGCACCCCACAGAACCCGCCGCGTACGGCGCCGAAAGAAGATGTGGCGGCGTTTGTGCAGGCCTGGCCTGGCGTCTAA
- a CDS encoding methyl-accepting chemotaxis protein, with protein MFDTLSIRLKIVLLSGLCLLGVIALIISINLYETDQNDHLISDSSSRMLTRSVQDLLQAKAAEQAVQLQKSLGENLLVVTALADQVKDLRNLAAKRSLEPGALREELNQSLKTTFERNSKVLGIWLSFEPNGLDGKDSEFIDDKARVSNEKGRFSSYWSRAGGEGLNTIMVEEDLNKTSLNLSGTPYNIWYTCPRDSRSTCLLDPYEDTVGGKPVLMTTISLPLIVDGKVIGVAGVDIALNSLQALTDAAQKELFEGAAHLEIISSTGLIAAYSGEPAKVGKNLIDTLGAEGKEIVQLLASDSHVNREQGDIIRAVYAVKPIADAKSWGVVIKLPKTVMLADATKLQGVLDNAQASGTLKALLVGAAAGLLGLLLIWLTATGVTRPINSVAAMLKDIASGEGDLTQRLTYAKKDELGELVNWFNRFLDKLQPTIAQIKQSITEARGTADQSSAIARQTSEGMQVQFREIDQVATASNEMSATAHDVANSASNAASAARGADQSAREGMSIVEQSTRDITTLAEAVSQAVSEVEALAVNSEQIGSVLEVIRSIAEQTNLLALNAAIEAARAGESGRGFAVVADEVRNLAKRTQDSVEEIRLVIERIQSGTRGVVATMHSSQQQAQSNAGQIHQAVQALGKISDAVTVISDMNLQIASAAEQQSAVAEEVNRNVSAIRTVTETLTGQATESAAISSQLNALASQQMKLMDQFKV; from the coding sequence ATGTTCGACACCCTCTCCATACGCTTGAAAATTGTGCTGCTGTCCGGGCTGTGTCTGCTGGGGGTAATTGCGCTGATCATCAGCATCAATCTGTACGAGACAGACCAGAACGACCATCTGATCAGCGATTCAAGCTCGCGAATGCTCACCCGCAGCGTACAGGACCTGCTGCAGGCCAAAGCGGCCGAACAGGCAGTGCAACTGCAGAAAAGCCTGGGTGAGAACCTGCTGGTGGTGACCGCCCTCGCCGATCAGGTCAAAGACCTGCGCAACCTGGCCGCCAAACGCTCACTGGAGCCCGGCGCCCTGCGTGAAGAGCTCAACCAGAGCCTGAAAACCACCTTCGAGCGCAACAGCAAGGTGCTGGGTATCTGGCTGTCGTTCGAGCCCAATGGCCTGGATGGCAAGGACAGCGAATTCATCGACGACAAAGCCCGCGTGTCCAACGAAAAAGGCCGCTTCTCCAGCTACTGGAGCCGCGCCGGCGGTGAGGGCCTGAACACCATCATGGTCGAGGAAGACCTGAACAAGACCAGCCTCAACCTCAGCGGTACGCCCTACAACATCTGGTACACCTGCCCACGGGACAGCCGCAGCACCTGCCTGCTAGACCCGTACGAAGACACCGTAGGCGGCAAGCCCGTACTGATGACCACCATTTCACTGCCGCTGATCGTGGACGGTAAAGTGATCGGCGTGGCCGGTGTCGATATCGCCCTCAACAGCCTGCAAGCCCTCACCGACGCGGCGCAAAAGGAATTGTTCGAGGGCGCCGCACACCTGGAAATCATTTCCAGCACGGGCCTGATTGCCGCCTACAGCGGCGAGCCGGCAAAGGTAGGCAAAAACCTGATCGACACCCTCGGCGCCGAAGGCAAGGAAATCGTGCAACTGCTGGCCAGTGACAGCCACGTCAACCGCGAACAGGGCGATATCATCCGTGCGGTCTACGCGGTCAAACCCATCGCCGATGCCAAATCCTGGGGCGTGGTGATCAAACTGCCGAAAACCGTGATGCTGGCCGATGCCACGAAACTTCAAGGCGTACTCGACAACGCCCAAGCCAGCGGCACTCTCAAGGCCCTGTTGGTCGGCGCCGCCGCCGGCCTGCTCGGCCTGCTGTTGATCTGGCTGACCGCCACCGGCGTGACCCGCCCGATCAACAGCGTGGCCGCGATGCTCAAGGACATCGCCAGCGGCGAAGGTGACCTTACCCAGCGCCTGACCTACGCCAAAAAAGATGAATTGGGCGAACTGGTGAATTGGTTCAACCGTTTCCTCGACAAGCTGCAACCGACCATCGCGCAGATCAAGCAAAGCATCACCGAGGCGCGTGGCACGGCGGATCAGTCGTCAGCCATCGCACGCCAGACCAGTGAAGGGATGCAAGTACAGTTCCGCGAAATCGACCAAGTGGCCACGGCCTCCAACGAAATGAGCGCCACCGCCCACGATGTGGCCAACAGCGCTTCGAATGCCGCCAGCGCGGCACGCGGGGCCGATCAGTCGGCGCGAGAAGGGATGTCGATCGTTGAACAGAGCACCCGCGACATCACCACCCTGGCCGAAGCCGTCAGCCAGGCGGTGAGCGAAGTCGAAGCCCTGGCGGTGAACAGCGAGCAGATCGGCTCGGTGCTCGAAGTGATCCGCAGCATTGCCGAGCAGACCAACTTGCTGGCCCTCAACGCGGCGATCGAAGCCGCACGCGCCGGGGAAAGCGGCCGTGGTTTTGCGGTAGTGGCCGACGAAGTACGCAACCTGGCCAAGCGCACCCAGGACTCCGTCGAGGAAATCCGCCTGGTGATCGAACGCATCCAGAGCGGCACCCGTGGCGTGGTGGCGACCATGCACTCCAGCCAGCAGCAGGCCCAGAGCAATGCGGGGCAGATCCATCAAGCGGTGCAGGCGCTGGGCAAGATCAGCGATGCGGTGACGGTAATCAGCGACATGAACCTACAAATCGCCAGCGCCGCCGAACAGCAAAGCGCCGTGGCCGAAGAGGTGAATCGCAACGTTTCGGCGATCCGCACCGTGACCGAAACCCTGACCGGCCAAGCGACCGAGTCGGCGGCCATCAGCAGCCAACTCAACGCGCTGGCCAGCCAGCAGATGAAGTTGATGGATCAGTTCAAGGTGTAA
- a CDS encoding YbaN family protein gives MTGKTQSTSKIAQILFGLLAYVSLGIGLVAIVIPGLPTTEFILLAAWAATKSSPRLSAWLENHRLFGPILFNWRNGKIIARRAKVSATVSMLLCAILMLVMLDHGWPIYLAIGGMSLGNLWIWSRPERLAKPA, from the coding sequence ATGACCGGCAAAACCCAATCCACCTCGAAAATCGCACAAATCCTCTTCGGCCTGCTGGCCTACGTCAGCCTGGGCATCGGGCTGGTGGCGATTGTCATACCGGGTTTGCCCACCACCGAATTCATTCTGCTTGCCGCCTGGGCCGCCACTAAAAGCTCGCCACGCCTCAGCGCCTGGCTGGAGAACCACCGGCTGTTCGGACCGATCCTGTTCAATTGGCGCAATGGCAAGATCATCGCCCGCCGGGCCAAGGTCAGCGCCACGGTAAGCATGCTGCTGTGCGCCATTCTGATGCTGGTGATGCTCGATCACGGCTGGCCGATTTACCTGGCGATCGGCGGGATGAGCCTGGGCAACCTATGGATCTGGTCCCGCCCCGAACGCCTCGCAAAGCCCGCGTGA
- a CDS encoding biliverdin-producing heme oxygenase gives MTASPTAERPSLRSQRLNQITNEPHTKLDALVKAHAPFETQANFARFVVAQYLFQSELVALYNDAELIKIVPDLAARCRAEAARLDLGDLDTEVPAPVAGAVKNPSKAEALGWLFVSEGSKLGAAFLIKRAVGLGLSETFGARHLGEPAGGRAEGWKSFTRTLDALEFSAEEEAAVEKGAIDAFVRFTVLLEQAYASAPELA, from the coding sequence ATGACCGCTTCTCCTACCGCAGAACGCCCAAGCCTGCGCTCCCAGCGCCTGAACCAGATCACCAACGAGCCGCACACCAAGCTCGACGCCTTGGTGAAAGCCCACGCGCCGTTTGAGACCCAAGCCAACTTTGCGCGCTTTGTGGTCGCGCAGTACCTGTTCCAGTCGGAACTGGTGGCCCTGTACAACGATGCCGAATTGATCAAGATCGTGCCCGACCTGGCCGCACGCTGCCGCGCCGAAGCCGCCAGGCTGGACCTGGGCGACCTGGACACCGAAGTACCGGCACCGGTCGCCGGCGCCGTGAAGAACCCGAGCAAGGCCGAAGCCCTGGGCTGGCTGTTCGTGTCCGAAGGCTCCAAGCTGGGCGCCGCGTTCCTGATCAAACGCGCCGTGGGCCTGGGCCTGAGCGAAACCTTCGGCGCCCGCCACCTCGGCGAACCGGCCGGTGGTCGCGCCGAAGGCTGGAAAAGCTTCACCCGCACCCTGGACGCGCTGGAGTTCAGCGCCGAAGAAGAAGCCGCTGTGGAAAAAGGCGCGATCGACGCGTTTGTGCGCTTCACCGTATTGCTGGAACAGGCGTACGCTAGCGCCCCTGAATTGGCCTGA
- a CDS encoding TonB-dependent receptor, whose translation MSSRFNRRSSSPVLSLLTAAILLAGVPTMAATAAEPAPRSHGNYSFSIEQQPLVSALNAFTVVTGWQVGLPAELGQGVSSPGVRGALSPEKALDRLLVGTNLSYRKLGSNNIVLEKRVAGSTLNLQQVTISATRNEQDVNSVPSTVSVHEREELDRQNVNNIRELVRYEPGVSVGGAGTRSGNAGYNIRGIDGDRILTQVDGVEVPGNFFNGPYAKTRRNYVDPEIVKRVEILRGPASALYGSSAIGGAVSYFTLDPDDIIKPGQDVGARLKTGYSSADESWLTSGTVAGRVQDFDGLLHVSQRNGHETESYDGNNATGLARTGANPEEARTTNVLAKLGWNYGDDNRLGLTYEKYKDDRDVNLKNAVGGPFVGGRGFNLYRDRRGNDTITRERFGLENAFALESPIADRIKTSLNYQIAKTDQTTAEIYQSGRRVLRTRDTLYEEKQWVFDAQLDKAFSLGDTDHQVTYGTTLKQQKVTGSREGNATCVAVGSGCTAIGAPSPVSSDSVKKSSDFPDPTINTYSLFAQDQISWDKWTFLPAVRYDYTQLKPKLTQEFLNTVNPTGTVPVSDKEKTWHRVTPKFGLTYALTDQYTWFGQYAEGFRTPSAKALYGRFENLNLGYTVEPNPDLKPETSKGVETGIRGKFDEGSFEIAVFYNKYRDFIDEDNAIVGGTVEQFQAVNIKHATIKGAEAKGRLNLDAFGAPQGLYTQGSVSYAYGRNDDTGEPLNSVNPLKGVFGLGYDQDTYGGLLSWTLVKKQDRVDSNTFHAPDGSTGAPFKTPGFGILDLTAFYKVTQDVTINGGLYNLTDKKYWNWDDVRSYDSVGEAAVTAPANLDRLTQPGRNFAINVIWDI comes from the coding sequence ATGTCCTCTCGTTTCAACCGCCGGTCCTCTTCGCCCGTCCTGTCCTTGCTGACTGCGGCCATCCTGCTGGCCGGCGTGCCGACCATGGCCGCCACCGCCGCCGAACCTGCCCCGCGCAGCCACGGCAACTACAGCTTCAGCATCGAGCAACAGCCGCTGGTCTCGGCACTCAACGCCTTTACCGTCGTGACCGGCTGGCAAGTCGGCCTGCCGGCGGAACTCGGCCAGGGCGTGTCGTCGCCTGGCGTGCGCGGAGCACTGTCGCCGGAAAAAGCCCTGGACCGGCTGTTGGTGGGGACCAACCTGAGCTATCGCAAATTGGGCAGCAACAATATCGTCCTGGAAAAGCGCGTGGCCGGCAGCACCCTCAACCTGCAACAGGTGACCATCAGCGCCACGCGTAACGAGCAGGACGTGAACAGCGTACCGAGCACCGTCAGCGTGCACGAGCGCGAGGAGCTGGACCGTCAGAACGTCAACAACATCCGCGAACTGGTGCGCTACGAGCCCGGCGTCTCGGTGGGCGGCGCCGGTACCCGTTCGGGTAACGCCGGCTACAACATTCGCGGCATCGACGGCGACCGCATCCTCACCCAAGTGGACGGCGTCGAAGTGCCCGGCAACTTCTTCAACGGCCCCTACGCCAAGACCCGTCGCAACTACGTCGACCCGGAAATCGTCAAGCGCGTGGAGATCCTGCGCGGCCCGGCCTCGGCGCTCTACGGCAGCAGCGCCATCGGCGGCGCAGTGAGCTATTTCACCCTCGACCCGGATGACATCATCAAGCCCGGCCAGGACGTCGGCGCCCGCCTGAAGACCGGCTACAGCTCCGCCGACGAGAGCTGGCTGACCTCCGGCACCGTCGCCGGCCGCGTGCAGGACTTCGACGGCTTGCTGCACGTGAGCCAGCGCAATGGCCATGAAACCGAATCCTACGATGGCAACAACGCCACCGGCCTGGCCCGCACGGGCGCCAACCCGGAAGAAGCGCGCACCACCAACGTGCTGGCCAAGTTGGGCTGGAATTACGGTGATGACAATCGCTTGGGCCTGACGTACGAGAAGTACAAGGATGATCGCGACGTCAACCTGAAGAACGCCGTGGGCGGCCCGTTTGTTGGCGGCCGAGGCTTCAACCTCTACCGTGACCGCCGTGGCAACGACACCATCACCCGTGAACGTTTCGGCCTGGAAAACGCCTTCGCGCTGGAATCGCCGATTGCCGACCGCATCAAGACCAGCCTCAATTACCAGATCGCCAAGACCGACCAGACCACGGCCGAGATCTATCAGTCCGGCCGTCGCGTGTTGCGCACCCGCGACACCCTTTACGAAGAAAAACAGTGGGTGTTCGACGCACAACTGGACAAAGCCTTCAGCCTCGGTGACACCGATCACCAAGTGACTTACGGCACCACCCTCAAACAGCAGAAAGTCACCGGCTCGCGCGAAGGCAACGCCACCTGCGTGGCCGTCGGCAGTGGTTGCACCGCCATCGGCGCGCCCAGCCCGGTCAGCAGCGACAGTGTGAAAAAGTCCAGCGACTTCCCCGACCCGACCATCAACACCTATTCGCTGTTCGCGCAGGACCAGATCAGCTGGGACAAATGGACCTTCCTGCCCGCCGTGCGCTACGACTACACCCAGCTCAAACCCAAGCTGACCCAGGAGTTCCTCAATACGGTAAACCCGACCGGCACGGTCCCCGTGAGCGACAAGGAAAAAACCTGGCACCGCGTCACGCCCAAATTTGGCCTGACCTACGCCCTGACCGATCAATACACCTGGTTCGGCCAATATGCCGAAGGTTTCCGCACGCCCTCCGCCAAGGCGCTGTACGGCCGCTTTGAAAACCTGAACCTGGGCTACACCGTGGAGCCGAACCCCGACCTCAAGCCGGAAACCAGCAAAGGCGTCGAAACCGGGATTCGTGGCAAGTTCGACGAGGGCTCCTTCGAAATCGCGGTGTTCTATAACAAGTACCGCGACTTTATCGACGAAGACAACGCCATCGTCGGCGGCACCGTCGAACAGTTCCAGGCCGTCAACATCAAGCACGCCACCATCAAGGGCGCGGAAGCCAAGGGCCGTCTGAACCTGGACGCATTCGGCGCCCCACAGGGCCTCTACACCCAAGGTTCGGTCTCCTATGCCTACGGCCGCAACGACGACACCGGCGAACCGCTCAACAGCGTCAACCCGCTCAAGGGCGTATTCGGCCTGGGCTACGACCAGGACACCTACGGCGGCCTGCTGAGCTGGACCCTGGTGAAAAAGCAGGATCGTGTCGACAGCAACACGTTCCACGCCCCCGACGGCAGCACCGGCGCCCCGTTCAAGACCCCAGGCTTCGGCATTCTCGACCTGACGGCCTTCTACAAAGTCACCCAGGACGTGACCATCAACGGTGGCCTCTACAACCTCACCGACAAGAAGTACTGGAACTGGGATGACGTGCGCAGTTACGACAGCGTCGGCGAAGCTGCTGTGACCGCACCTGCCAACCTCGACCGCCTGACCCAGCCCGGTCGCAACTTTGCGATCAACGTCATCTGGGACATCTGA
- a CDS encoding FecR domain-containing protein: protein MTDPNKLRPHELAHEVLQDLAMDQALDWLIVLQCPQPGQQAEFEAWLASDPAHVHAFGKAQAAWGGAPVHSAAVALAAPRKPSAWRRIRPHWKPLATAAVLLIGLFSFSNLPVRLQADHLTVVGERQRLQLDDGSKVLLNTNSAFSSSIKDHQRMARLYQGEAFFEIAPSHGLPLEIDAGPVRASVRDTAFAVRYLNGEAQVQVQRGDVDLSNTFDDARVRLRAGESIRIGPKGFGPPAKLDANKDLAWVQGRLVFENCPMSEVLAELRRYYPGWIVNTNDKLASTAVTGNYRLDQPLDVVRSLAHITSAKLSEYPALVILN, encoded by the coding sequence GTGACGGACCCGAATAAACTGCGCCCCCATGAGCTGGCTCATGAGGTGTTGCAAGACCTGGCTATGGACCAAGCCCTCGACTGGCTGATCGTCTTACAGTGCCCGCAGCCCGGGCAACAGGCCGAATTCGAAGCCTGGCTGGCCAGCGACCCGGCCCACGTTCACGCCTTCGGCAAAGCCCAGGCCGCCTGGGGTGGCGCGCCGGTGCACAGCGCCGCCGTGGCCCTGGCGGCACCGCGCAAACCCAGCGCCTGGCGCCGTATCCGCCCGCATTGGAAACCGCTGGCCACCGCCGCAGTGCTGTTGATCGGCCTGTTCAGCTTCAGCAACCTGCCGGTGCGCCTGCAGGCCGACCACCTCACGGTGGTGGGCGAACGCCAGCGCCTGCAGCTGGACGATGGCTCGAAAGTGTTGCTGAACACCAACTCGGCGTTTTCCAGCAGCATCAAGGACCACCAGCGCATGGCCCGCCTGTACCAGGGCGAGGCGTTTTTCGAAATCGCCCCCAGCCATGGCCTGCCGCTGGAAATCGACGCCGGCCCGGTGCGCGCCAGCGTGCGCGATACCGCCTTCGCCGTGCGCTACCTCAATGGCGAAGCCCAGGTGCAAGTGCAGCGCGGTGACGTAGACCTGAGCAACACCTTCGACGATGCCCGCGTGCGCCTGCGGGCCGGTGAAAGCATCCGCATCGGGCCCAAAGGCTTTGGCCCGCCGGCCAAGCTGGATGCCAACAAAGACCTGGCCTGGGTGCAAGGCCGGCTGGTGTTCGAAAACTGCCCGATGAGCGAAGTGCTCGCCGAGCTGCGCCGCTATTACCCCGGCTGGATCGTCAACACCAACGACAAGCTCGCAAGCACAGCCGTCACCGGCAACTATCGCCTCGACCAGCCGCTGGACGTGGTGCGTTCCCTGGCACACATCACCTCGGCCAAGCTGTCGGAATACCCGGCACTGGTGATTTTGAACTAA
- a CDS encoding sigma-70 family RNA polymerase sigma factor, whose protein sequence is MSQSRFNQVFLTQRVILLRTLQRMVNNHSTAEDLLQETYLRVTRALSERPIDHLEPFVYQTARNLALDHLRSRRIQSRTLQEDVPLDILQSVAAPISTPEDATQAEQLLEHLSVSLGQLSARQQKIFILSRLHGCSYQEIADQLEVSLSTVQKELKLIMAICVGVAERLDRP, encoded by the coding sequence GTGAGCCAATCTCGCTTCAACCAAGTCTTTCTCACCCAACGGGTGATTCTGCTACGCACCTTGCAGCGGATGGTGAATAACCACAGCACCGCCGAGGACCTGTTGCAGGAAACCTACCTGCGCGTCACCCGGGCCCTCAGCGAGCGGCCGATCGATCATCTCGAACCCTTCGTTTACCAGACCGCACGCAACCTCGCGCTGGATCACCTGCGTTCGCGCAGGATTCAGTCTCGCACGCTGCAGGAGGATGTCCCGCTGGACATCTTGCAAAGCGTCGCCGCCCCCATCAGCACGCCCGAAGACGCAACCCAGGCCGAGCAATTGCTGGAGCACCTGAGTGTCAGCCTGGGCCAGTTGAGTGCCCGTCAGCAGAAGATTTTCATCCTCAGCCGCCTGCACGGCTGCAGCTACCAGGAGATCGCCGACCAGTTGGAAGTGTCCTTGAGCACCGTGCAAAAGGAACTGAAATTGATCATGGCCATCTGTGTAGGTGTGGCCGAACGGCTGGATCGGCCTTAA
- the gap gene encoding type I glyceraldehyde-3-phosphate dehydrogenase, with amino-acid sequence MTLRIAINGFGRIGRNVLRALYTQGYRQDLQIVAINDLGDSSINAHLLKYDTVHGTFDAEVAHDQESLTVNGDRIAVSAIRNPADLPWAAHKIDVVFECTGLFTDRDKAAAHITAGARKVIISAPAKGADATVVYGVNHDILRQSHQIISNASCTTNCLAPVAQVLHRELGIESGLMTTIHAYTNDQNLTDVYHTDPYRARSATQNMIPSKTGAAEAVGLVLPELAGKLTGMAVRVPVINVSLVDLTVQLKKDATAEQVNALLKEASQHSKILGYNTLPLVSSDFNHNPLSSIFDANHTKVSGKLLKVLAWYDNEWGFSNRMLDNCLALCNAE; translated from the coding sequence ATGACTCTTCGTATCGCAATCAATGGTTTTGGCCGTATCGGCCGTAATGTCCTGCGCGCACTGTATACCCAAGGCTATCGCCAGGATTTGCAGATCGTCGCCATCAACGATTTGGGCGACAGTTCGATCAATGCCCACCTGCTGAAATACGACACCGTGCATGGCACTTTCGACGCAGAGGTCGCCCACGATCAGGAAAGCCTGACCGTCAATGGTGACCGGATTGCCGTCAGTGCCATTCGCAACCCCGCCGACCTGCCGTGGGCTGCGCACAAGATCGACGTGGTGTTCGAGTGCACCGGCCTGTTCACCGACCGTGACAAGGCTGCCGCGCATATTACCGCCGGTGCCCGCAAGGTAATCATCTCCGCCCCGGCCAAAGGCGCGGACGCCACCGTGGTTTACGGGGTGAATCATGACATTTTGCGTCAATCCCACCAGATCATCTCCAACGCTTCCTGCACCACCAACTGCCTGGCGCCGGTCGCCCAAGTGCTGCACCGCGAACTGGGCATCGAAAGCGGCCTGATGACCACCATCCACGCCTACACCAACGACCAGAACCTGACTGACGTCTACCACACCGACCCGTACCGCGCGCGCTCGGCCACCCAGAACATGATCCCGAGCAAAACCGGGGCCGCCGAAGCAGTCGGCCTGGTGCTGCCGGAACTGGCGGGCAAGCTGACCGGCATGGCGGTGCGTGTACCGGTGATCAACGTGTCGCTGGTGGACCTCACCGTGCAGCTGAAAAAAGACGCCACGGCCGAGCAAGTCAACGCGCTGCTCAAAGAAGCAAGCCAGCACTCGAAAATCCTCGGCTACAACACCCTGCCGCTGGTTTCCAGTGACTTCAACCATAACCCACTGTCGTCGATTTTCGATGCCAACCACACCAAGGTCAGCGGCAAGCTGCTGAAAGTGCTGGCCTGGTATGACAACGAGTGGGGCTTCTCCAACCGTATGCTGGATAACTGCCTGGCGCTGTGCAACGCCGAATAG
- the edd gene encoding phosphogluconate dehydratase: MHPRVIEVTERLIARSRATREAYLALIRGAASDGPMRGKLQCANFAHGVAGCGTEDKNSLRMMNAANVAIVSSYNDMLSAHQPYEHFPEQIKKALREVGSVGQFAGGTPAMCDGVTQGEPGMELSLLSREVIAMSTAVALSHNMFDAALMLGICDKIVPGLMMGALRYGHLPMIFVPGGPMPSGISNKQKADVRQRYAEGKATREELLESEMKSYHSPGTCTFYGTANTNQLLMEVMGLHLPGASFVNPYTPLRDALTREAAHQVTRLTKASGNFTPIGEIVDEKSIVNSIVALNATGGSTNHTLHMPAIAMSAGIILTWQDMADLSEVVPTLSHVYPNGKADINHFQAAGGMSFLIRELLEAGLLHEDVNTVAGKGLSRYTQEPFLVDGELIWRDGPIESLDEAILRPVARAFSPEGGLRVMEGNLGRGVMKVSAVALEHQIVEAPAVVFQDQQDLADAFKAGQLEKDFVAVMRFQGPRSNGMPELHKMTPFLGVLQDRGFKVALVTDGRMSGASGKIPAAIHVNPEAQSGGPLARVKDGDIIRVDGVKGTLELKVDAEEFAARTPATGLLGNNVGAGRELFAFMRLAASSAEQGASAFTCALETLK; the protein is encoded by the coding sequence ATGCATCCCCGCGTTATTGAGGTCACCGAACGGCTTATCGCCCGCAGTCGTGCAACCCGCGAGGCTTACCTTGCGCTCATTCGCGGCGCCGCCAGCGACGGTCCGATGCGCGGTAAGCTGCAATGCGCCAACTTTGCCCACGGCGTGGCCGGGTGTGGCACTGAAGATAAAAATAGTCTGCGAATGATGAATGCCGCCAACGTGGCAATTGTTTCGTCATATAACGACATGCTTTCGGCGCACCAGCCGTACGAACATTTCCCTGAACAAATCAAGAAAGCCCTGCGCGAAGTCGGCTCGGTCGGCCAGTTCGCCGGCGGCACGCCCGCCATGTGCGACGGCGTAACCCAGGGCGAGCCCGGCATGGAGTTGAGCCTGCTCAGCCGTGAAGTCATCGCGATGTCCACGGCGGTAGCGCTGTCCCACAACATGTTCGACGCCGCGCTGATGTTGGGTATCTGCGACAAGATCGTCCCCGGCCTGATGATGGGCGCGCTGCGCTACGGCCACCTGCCGATGATCTTTGTCCCGGGCGGCCCGATGCCGTCGGGTATTTCCAACAAGCAGAAAGCCGATGTGCGCCAGCGCTACGCCGAAGGCAAGGCCACCCGCGAAGAGCTGTTGGAATCGGAGATGAAGTCCTACCACAGCCCCGGCACCTGCACGTTCTACGGCACCGCGAACACCAACCAGTTGCTGATGGAAGTGATGGGCCTGCACTTGCCGGGAGCGTCGTTCGTCAACCCGTACACGCCGCTGCGTGATGCGCTGACCCGTGAAGCCGCGCACCAGGTCACGCGACTGACCAAGGCCAGCGGCAACTTCACGCCGATCGGCGAGATCGTCGACGAAAAATCCATCGTCAACTCCATCGTCGCGCTCAACGCCACCGGCGGTTCCACCAACCACACCCTGCACATGCCTGCCATCGCCATGTCGGCGGGCATCATCCTCACCTGGCAGGACATGGCCGACCTCTCCGAGGTGGTGCCGACCCTGTCCCACGTGTACCCGAACGGCAAGGCCGACATCAACCACTTCCAGGCAGCGGGCGGCATGTCGTTCCTGATCCGCGAGCTGCTCGAAGCCGGCCTGCTCCACGAAGACGTCAACACCGTGGCCGGCAAGGGCCTGAGCCGTTACACCCAGGAGCCGTTCCTGGTCGACGGCGAACTGATCTGGCGCGATGGTCCGATCGAAAGCCTCGATGAAGCCATTCTGCGCCCCGTGGCCCGTGCGTTCTCACCCGAAGGCGGCTTGCGGGTGATGGAAGGCAACCTCGGCCGTGGCGTGATGAAAGTCTCCGCCGTGGCCCTTGAGCACCAGATCGTCGAAGCCCCGGCGGTGGTGTTCCAGGACCAACAAGACCTGGCCGATGCGTTCAAGGCCGGCCAGTTGGAAAAAGACTTTGTCGCGGTGATGCGCTTCCAGGGCCCGCGCTCGAATGGCATGCCGGAACTGCACAAAATGACGCCGTTCCTCGGCGTGCTGCAGGACCGAGGCTTCAAAGTTGCCTTGGTGACAGACGGGCGTATGTCCGGCGCGTCGGGTAAGATCCCCGCCGCGATCCACGTGAACCCCGAAGCCCAGAGCGGCGGGCCGCTGGCACGGGTTAAAGATGGCGATATCATTCGCGTGGATGGCGTGAAGGGCACCTTGGAGCTTAAGGTGGACGCCGAAGAATTTGCAGCGCGCACGCCTGCCACGGGCCTGTTGGGCAATAACGTGGGGGCCGGTCGCGAGCTGTTTGCATTTATGCGCTTGGCCGCAAGCTCCGCAGAGCAGGGCGCCAGCGCCTTTACCTGTGCCTTGGAGACGCTTAAGTGA